Proteins encoded together in one Planctomyces sp. SH-PL14 window:
- a CDS encoding ATP-grasp domain-containing protein yields the protein MIDADLDSELPTLSNEPDVLLIGVSTRAAAFSARRAGLTPLCIDQFSDVDLQSVARTIAAPAFPQDVERFARDLPPIPVIYGGGCENQWDLLSGLAQQRPVWGNPAEVLQRVRDPQQFYDVLQSTRLPALEIRSADNPPPGDGTWLIKPLHSGGGRGIHVWNGTSDADLADCYFQKYQPGSPCSAVFLAGKGPGDVRFVGLTRQLLGMPEFGGSGFQWCGNIGPINLDVATEMLVRRLGNILKWKFELVGLFGIDFVVDESGTPWPTEVNPRYTASVELLEWACDLNLLGEHCRCFDPHVCIQPFRVTGTPGGEVLGKAILYAPSDGSLQYAAGHGTHAWEQWPELGDLPAPGQPIAAGSPICTLYTSGSTEAGCLNKLKRLAEERMSKLWAPSA from the coding sequence ATGATCGACGCCGATCTGGACTCGGAGCTCCCGACTCTCAGCAATGAACCGGACGTCCTGTTGATCGGCGTTTCGACGCGGGCTGCGGCGTTCTCCGCCCGCCGCGCCGGTCTGACGCCTCTCTGCATCGACCAGTTCAGCGACGTCGACCTCCAGTCTGTCGCCCGGACCATCGCGGCACCGGCCTTTCCGCAGGACGTCGAGCGATTCGCCCGCGACCTGCCGCCGATCCCCGTCATCTACGGCGGCGGTTGTGAGAACCAATGGGATCTTCTGAGCGGCCTGGCGCAGCAGCGCCCCGTGTGGGGCAATCCCGCCGAAGTCCTGCAGCGGGTCCGCGATCCGCAGCAGTTCTATGACGTGCTGCAGTCGACGCGGCTTCCGGCCCTGGAGATCCGCTCGGCCGACAATCCGCCCCCCGGCGACGGTACGTGGCTCATCAAGCCCCTGCATTCCGGCGGCGGCCGCGGTATTCACGTGTGGAACGGGACCTCGGATGCGGACTTGGCCGATTGCTACTTCCAGAAGTATCAGCCCGGCTCTCCCTGCTCCGCCGTCTTTTTGGCGGGGAAGGGGCCAGGCGACGTCCGGTTCGTCGGCCTGACGCGACAGTTGCTGGGGATGCCGGAGTTCGGCGGGTCCGGATTCCAGTGGTGCGGCAATATCGGGCCGATCAACCTCGATGTCGCGACGGAGATGCTCGTCCGCCGGCTCGGCAACATTCTGAAGTGGAAGTTCGAGCTTGTCGGACTGTTCGGGATCGACTTCGTCGTCGACGAGAGCGGCACCCCGTGGCCCACGGAAGTGAACCCGCGGTACACCGCCTCCGTTGAGCTGCTCGAATGGGCGTGCGATCTCAACCTTCTGGGCGAGCACTGCCGGTGCTTCGATCCGCACGTCTGTATTCAGCCATTCCGGGTCACCGGCACTCCAGGCGGAGAGGTCTTGGGGAAGGCGATTCTCTACGCCCCCTCCGATGGGAGCCTCCAGTATGCGGCCGGGCATGGCACTCATGCGTGGGAGCAGTGGCCGGAGCTCGGCGATCTTCCCGCTCCGGGGCAGCCGATCGCGGCCGGCTCTCCGATCTGTACGCTCTACACTTCTGGCAGTACGGAGGCGGGCTGCCTCAACAAGCTGAAGCGGCTGGCTGAGGAGCGGATGTCGAAGCTCTGGGCGCCGTCTGCCTGA